One window of Thermodesulfovibrio aggregans genomic DNA carries:
- the ftsE gene encoding cell division ATP-binding protein FtsE, whose product MITFQGVYKYYSGIAVLQNVSFHVDKGELVFITGHSGAGKTTLLKLIFGSEFPDEGEIKVADFELSRIKQKEIPRLRRVVTFVFQDFRLRQDLTVFDNVALPLRVVGERERDIKIKVFDTLKDVALRHKADSIVKTLSGGEQQKIAIARAIITQPQIILADEPTGNLDPESSQDIMNLFKRINSKGCTIVIATHNSELFKNSPYRVLTLKEGKIQ is encoded by the coding sequence ATGATAACTTTTCAAGGAGTTTATAAATACTACAGTGGCATTGCTGTCTTACAGAATGTTTCATTTCACGTAGACAAAGGAGAACTTGTATTCATAACAGGTCATTCCGGAGCAGGTAAAACAACCCTTCTTAAACTGATCTTTGGTAGTGAATTTCCAGATGAAGGTGAAATAAAAGTAGCAGATTTTGAACTTTCTCGTATAAAACAAAAAGAGATACCAAGACTAAGAAGAGTTGTTACCTTTGTTTTTCAGGATTTCAGATTAAGACAGGATTTAACAGTTTTTGACAATGTAGCCCTTCCTTTGAGAGTTGTTGGAGAAAGAGAAAGAGATATTAAAATAAAGGTTTTTGATACTTTGAAGGATGTAGCCTTAAGGCACAAAGCAGACAGCATTGTTAAGACTCTCTCTGGTGGAGAACAGCAGAAGATTGCCATAGCAAGGGCAATTATTACACAACCACAGATTATTCTTGCCGATGAACCAACCGGAAATCTTGATCCCGAATCATCACAGGATATAATGAATCTATTTAAGAGGATAAATAGTAAGGGTTGCACTATTGTTATTGCTACACATAACTCAGAACTCTTTAAAAATTCTCCTTACAGGGTTTTAACTCTAAAAGAGGGAAAAATTCAATGA
- the rpmF gene encoding 50S ribosomal protein L32 produces the protein MANPRHRHTPSRRDKRRANWFKVATPTFVECPECKEPKLPHRVCPNCGTYKGRKFLEVEE, from the coding sequence ATGGCTAATCCAAGACATCGTCATACCCCTTCAAGAAGGGACAAAAGAAGAGCTAACTGGTTTAAAGTGGCTACACCTACATTTGTTGAATGCCCTGAATGCAAGGAGCCAAAGCTTCCTCACAGGGTATGTCCAAATTGTGGAACCTACAAAGGTAGAAAATTTTTAGAGGTAGAAGAGTAA
- a CDS encoding YceD family protein translates to MKIEVFDIPEEGLDIELEETPKIEGVKINKSFKAILRIEKKGAEVFIKGIVSGEVELQCSRCLKEYTHPIKTLVEVSYHPLEELNREELIELKKDEMDVDFYREGLIDTDDIIRDQILLNIPMKPLCSETCKGLCPVCGTDLNEFECRCEVKEIDPRMAVLQKLLRRMRKNG, encoded by the coding sequence ATGAAAATTGAGGTCTTTGATATACCCGAAGAAGGACTTGATATTGAACTTGAAGAAACTCCAAAGATAGAAGGAGTTAAAATCAATAAATCTTTTAAAGCTATTTTAAGAATAGAAAAAAAAGGTGCTGAAGTTTTTATAAAAGGTATTGTCAGCGGAGAAGTTGAACTTCAGTGTAGTAGATGTCTTAAGGAATATACACATCCAATAAAAACTTTAGTAGAGGTGAGTTATCATCCATTAGAAGAGCTTAATAGGGAAGAACTTATAGAGCTGAAAAAGGACGAGATGGATGTGGATTTCTACAGAGAAGGATTGATTGATACGGACGATATAATTAGAGATCAAATTTTACTAAATATCCCAATGAAACCTTTATGCTCGGAAACCTGTAAGGGCTTATGCCCAGTTTGTGGAACAGACTTGAATGAGTTTGAATGCCGATGCGAAGTTAAAGAAATAGATCCAAGAATGGCAGTATTACAAAAACTTTTAAGGAGGATGAGGAAAAATGGCTAA
- a CDS encoding slipin family protein, giving the protein MFFETSLLTLIVIVFLAVYILSSAIKILKEYERGVVFRLGRVIPVKGPGLVLIWPVIDKMVKVSLRIVTMDVPAQDIITKDNVSVKVNAVVYFRPIDPIKAVTAVEDFYYATSQIAQTTLRSILGQSELQDLLTNREQINAELQRVIDAQTEPWGIKVTAVEVKNVDLPQEMLRAMARQAEAERERRAKIIHAEGELQAAEKLTEAARIISSEPAALQLRYLQTLKEIASEKNSTILFPLPIDLITPFMELLSRGKK; this is encoded by the coding sequence ATGTTTTTTGAGACATCGCTTTTAACATTGATTGTAATTGTATTTTTAGCTGTTTACATTCTTAGCAGTGCTATTAAAATTCTCAAGGAATACGAGAGAGGTGTTGTTTTCAGGCTTGGAAGAGTAATTCCTGTAAAAGGTCCGGGACTTGTTCTCATCTGGCCAGTGATTGACAAGATGGTCAAAGTCAGTCTGAGAATTGTCACAATGGATGTTCCTGCTCAAGACATTATCACTAAGGATAATGTTTCTGTAAAAGTAAATGCAGTTGTATATTTTAGACCAATCGATCCAATTAAAGCTGTTACAGCAGTTGAAGACTTTTACTATGCTACAAGTCAGATTGCCCAGACCACACTTCGTAGCATTCTCGGTCAAAGCGAACTTCAGGATCTGCTTACAAATCGAGAGCAGATTAATGCAGAACTTCAAAGAGTAATTGATGCTCAAACAGAACCATGGGGAATTAAAGTAACAGCAGTTGAGGTTAAAAATGTTGACCTGCCACAGGAAATGCTAAGAGCAATGGCAAGGCAGGCTGAAGCTGAAAGAGAGCGAAGAGCAAAAATAATTCATGCAGAAGGTGAGCTTCAGGCAGCAGAAAAGCTCACAGAAGCAGCAAGAATTATTTCATCGGAGCCAGCAGCACTGCAACTTAGGTACCTACAAACATTAAAAGAGATTGCCTCTGAGAAAAATTCAACAATTCTTTTCCCATTACCAATAGATTTAATAACTCCATTTATGGAACTCCTATCCCGTGGTAAAAAATAA
- the plsX gene encoding phosphate acyltransferase PlsX — protein MLKIALDAMGGDFAPEVNILGAIEAVSDSEIEVILVGDEKKINEFLKEKKDFKGKVSVLNAEDQILMDENVSTAIRRKNTSMRKAIELVKEGKANAVLSAGNSGAMMALSFLLLGKLPNVDRPAIATVMPCLKGHFILLDAGANVDCKAEHLVQFAYMGDAYHKALFNSSNPRVALLSIGEEGTKGNEATKEAFRILKDSNLNFIGNIEGKDIFFGSADVVVCDGFVGNIVLKVGEGLAEALMKMLKREIADVITGRLGYIMIKPAIKSFRKKVDYSEYGGALLLGINGTSIICHGRSSAKAIKNAIKVAAEMAKKEIYRRISESLQNTEEMNESQNSINGLLCS, from the coding sequence ATGCTCAAAATTGCTTTAGATGCAATGGGAGGTGATTTTGCTCCCGAAGTCAATATTCTTGGGGCCATAGAAGCAGTCTCAGACAGTGAAATTGAAGTAATACTTGTTGGTGATGAGAAAAAAATAAATGAATTTTTAAAGGAAAAAAAGGATTTTAAAGGTAAAGTCTCTGTTTTAAATGCCGAAGACCAGATTCTCATGGATGAAAATGTCTCCACTGCCATCAGAAGAAAAAATACATCCATGAGAAAAGCCATAGAACTTGTAAAAGAAGGCAAAGCCAATGCTGTCTTAAGCGCTGGTAATTCTGGTGCAATGATGGCTCTGAGTTTTCTCTTATTAGGTAAACTGCCGAATGTTGACAGACCAGCTATTGCCACAGTGATGCCCTGTTTAAAAGGTCATTTTATTCTTCTTGATGCAGGTGCAAATGTGGACTGCAAAGCAGAACATCTGGTTCAGTTTGCCTACATGGGAGATGCATATCATAAAGCACTTTTTAATTCTTCCAACCCGAGAGTAGCACTTCTCAGTATTGGTGAGGAAGGAACAAAAGGAAATGAAGCAACAAAGGAAGCATTCAGAATTCTAAAGGATTCAAACCTCAACTTTATAGGAAATATTGAAGGGAAAGACATATTTTTTGGTTCAGCCGATGTGGTTGTATGTGATGGCTTTGTTGGCAACATTGTTCTTAAAGTAGGAGAAGGACTTGCAGAAGCGTTGATGAAGATGCTTAAGAGAGAGATTGCAGATGTAATAACTGGAAGACTTGGCTATATAATGATAAAGCCAGCGATAAAAAGTTTTCGAAAGAAGGTTGACTATTCAGAATACGGTGGTGCTTTATTGCTTGGGATTAATGGCACAAGCATAATATGTCATGGAAGGTCTTCAGCAAAGGCAATAAAAAATGCAATAAAAGTTGCCGCAGAAATGGCAAAAAAAGAAATCTATAGAAGAATCTCAGAAAGCTTACAAAATACGGAGGAGATGAATGAAAGCCAGAATAGTATCAACGGGCTCTTATGTTCCTGA
- a CDS encoding beta-ketoacyl-ACP synthase III, with protein MKARIVSTGSYVPEKVLTNHDLEKMVETSDEWITERTGIKQRRIASPEQATSDLAYEASVRALQSANLTAKDIDLIIVATVTPDMLVPSSACILQMKLGATNAVAFDINGACTGFIYALAVAEKFIKTGASKRALVIGAETLSRFTDWTDRTTCVLLADGAGAVVVEPTKKDEGIKIIDIFSDGTMWDFIHMPAGGSKMPVTEDVIKQRLNFIKMRGNETFKVAVKTLEEIVDTTLKKGGITSSELALLVPHQANIRIIQAMAKRLELPMEKVMVNIDKYGNTSAASIPIALDEANRMGRIKKGDYIMLAAFGAGLTWGSALIKW; from the coding sequence ATGAAAGCCAGAATAGTATCAACGGGCTCTTATGTTCCTGAAAAAGTTTTAACAAACCATGACCTTGAAAAAATGGTTGAAACATCAGATGAATGGATAACCGAAAGAACAGGAATAAAACAAAGAAGAATAGCCTCTCCAGAGCAGGCAACGAGTGATCTTGCCTATGAAGCTTCTGTTAGAGCTTTGCAAAGTGCAAACTTAACTGCAAAAGATATAGATTTAATAATCGTTGCAACAGTTACACCTGACATGCTTGTTCCATCCTCTGCCTGTATTCTTCAGATGAAACTTGGAGCAACCAATGCAGTAGCCTTTGACATAAATGGTGCATGTACCGGATTTATTTATGCTCTTGCTGTAGCAGAAAAATTCATAAAAACAGGTGCATCAAAAAGAGCTCTTGTAATAGGTGCTGAGACTCTCTCAAGATTCACAGACTGGACTGACAGAACCACCTGTGTTCTTCTTGCTGATGGAGCAGGTGCGGTTGTAGTTGAGCCGACAAAGAAAGACGAAGGGATTAAGATAATAGACATTTTTTCAGATGGAACTATGTGGGATTTTATTCACATGCCTGCAGGTGGCTCAAAAATGCCTGTTACTGAAGACGTGATTAAGCAGCGGCTTAATTTTATAAAGATGAGAGGCAATGAAACATTTAAGGTTGCGGTAAAAACCCTTGAAGAGATAGTTGACACAACATTAAAAAAAGGCGGTATAACCTCTTCAGAGCTTGCTCTTTTGGTTCCCCATCAGGCAAATATTAGAATTATTCAGGCAATGGCAAAAAGGCTTGAACTTCCAATGGAAAAAGTAATGGTAAATATTGACAAATATGGGAATACATCAGCTGCTTCAATTCCAATTGCTTTAGATGAGGCTAACAGGATGGGAAGAATTAAAAAGGGCGATTATATAATGCTTGCAGCTTTTGGAGCAGGGCTTACATGGGGTTCTGCTTTGATTAAGTGGTAG
- a CDS encoding methyl-accepting chemotaxis protein, which yields MFKNLTIGKKLAVGFGVVIFLLVLSGAITLLQLYSIKTNITDIDERIDKLNNAVSVRRAIIGVIDDVKDIMLTEDLKTKQELKKAIDENRARYKEKIEAIRKTTHTKEGEELLKNIEDAVKDAAQANNKIIELAMAGKNKEAIELFNREFSPKLARLEKALDDEVVFHNKKLNARIADINSIMAREILVVIILTIASVLIGTAFATFISRSVKKPVTELKGVLERVAQGDLSVDIKAQSKDELGMISQSVHEAIVSIKKLIAESKTIASSLASSSEQLSATTEEISRNLKSQTERASQIASAAEEMSQTVVDIAKNASNIAEVSVTTANVAKEGRDMTMNTANEIKVIEGAINKLSEVINILGDRSRQIGEIVTVIKDIADQTNLLALNAAIEAARAGEQGRGFAVVADEVRKLAERTAKATDEIAEMIRGIQSEVDVAEGSMEDATKKVASGVELSNKSAEILGQIFSKAQELQGMIQQIASATEEMSSVTDHITQDIGSIAEGSKEISLAVDQSAQTASDIARLGSELNTAIGRFKV from the coding sequence GTGTTTAAAAACCTTACAATCGGTAAAAAACTTGCAGTGGGGTTCGGTGTTGTTATTTTTCTCTTAGTTTTATCAGGGGCTATAACCCTTTTACAGTTATACTCGATCAAAACCAATATTACAGACATTGACGAAAGAATTGACAAGTTGAACAATGCAGTCTCTGTAAGAAGAGCTATTATTGGAGTAATTGATGATGTAAAGGACATAATGCTTACTGAAGATTTAAAAACAAAACAGGAGCTTAAAAAAGCCATTGATGAAAACAGAGCCAGATATAAAGAAAAAATAGAGGCTATAAGAAAAACAACTCATACTAAAGAAGGAGAAGAGCTTTTAAAAAATATTGAAGATGCAGTAAAAGATGCAGCTCAGGCAAACAACAAAATAATTGAACTTGCAATGGCAGGTAAAAACAAAGAAGCAATAGAGCTCTTTAATCGTGAATTTTCACCAAAACTTGCTCGCCTTGAAAAAGCCCTGGATGATGAAGTAGTGTTTCATAATAAAAAACTTAATGCAAGAATTGCAGATATAAATTCAATTATGGCAAGAGAAATACTTGTCGTCATTATTCTCACAATTGCCTCTGTTTTAATAGGCACTGCTTTTGCCACATTCATCTCCCGCTCAGTTAAAAAACCTGTTACAGAACTCAAAGGAGTTCTTGAAAGGGTTGCACAGGGTGATTTGTCAGTTGACATAAAAGCACAGAGCAAAGACGAACTTGGCATGATTTCTCAATCAGTTCATGAAGCAATAGTTTCAATAAAGAAACTCATTGCAGAGTCAAAGACAATTGCAAGCTCTCTTGCATCATCCTCAGAACAGCTCTCTGCAACAACAGAGGAAATATCAAGAAATCTTAAATCACAGACAGAGCGTGCCAGCCAGATTGCCTCTGCTGCAGAGGAGATGAGTCAGACTGTTGTTGACATAGCAAAGAATGCATCAAACATTGCAGAAGTATCTGTCACAACCGCCAATGTGGCAAAAGAAGGAAGAGACATGACAATGAACACTGCCAATGAGATAAAAGTAATAGAGGGCGCAATAAACAAACTTTCAGAAGTGATAAATATACTTGGTGACCGTTCCCGTCAGATTGGCGAGATTGTAACAGTGATAAAAGACATTGCAGATCAGACAAATCTTTTGGCATTGAATGCTGCGATTGAGGCAGCTCGAGCAGGTGAACAGGGAAGAGGCTTTGCAGTTGTAGCTGATGAAGTACGTAAACTTGCAGAGAGAACAGCAAAGGCAACAGATGAGATAGCAGAGATGATAAGGGGAATACAGAGTGAAGTTGATGTGGCAGAGGGTTCTATGGAAGATGCAACAAAGAAGGTGGCAAGTGGGGTTGAGCTTAGCAACAAATCAGCTGAGATACTTGGGCAGATATTTAGCAAGGCACAGGAACTTCAGGGTATGATACAGCAAATTGCATCAGCAACAGAAGAGATGAGCTCAGTTACAGACCATATTACACAGGATATTGGAAGCATTGCAGAAGGTTCAAAAGAGATATCACTTGCCGTTGACCAGTCAGCCCAGACAGCAAGTGATATTGCAAGATTGGGTAGTGAGTTAAACACTGCCATTGGCAGATTTAAAGTTTAA
- a CDS encoding murein hydrolase activator EnvC family protein, with product MKIFYIFIIFFILTAAFSFAAQPKQELKEIKKQIEIHKKKLKETEKIEHNVIEELKKVSKELNEIDLKIRNHRAKIKNLQIKIAETEKGIKSYSFQLEERKKNLITKIKGIQRLSHQPDADLIILMEEDTTKAFRLIRNTQKIINIDRNLIHQYKAELDNLVIQQTELKKLYASLKQEEEALKKAEEAQKQKKREREILLAKVRQDKALYEKKIKELEENARRLTRLLQETERKEKRTGKTESLPEGDFTKKRGTLLWPVSGPVIAHYGSQKDPVFNVPIMRSGIYIQAQPGTAVKASAEGKVVYANYFKGYENLVIISHGDGYYTVYGNLGSMSVKEGAYVKAGQMIGTVGTASAIDTPAVYFEIRYRGKPLNPEQWLRK from the coding sequence ATGAAGATTTTTTATATTTTCATAATTTTTTTCATCCTGACAGCTGCCTTTAGTTTTGCAGCTCAGCCAAAGCAAGAGTTAAAAGAGATAAAAAAACAGATAGAGATTCATAAAAAAAAGCTTAAAGAAACAGAGAAAATTGAGCATAATGTTATTGAAGAGTTAAAGAAAGTTTCTAAAGAGCTTAATGAGATAGATTTAAAAATAAGAAACCATCGTGCAAAAATAAAAAATTTACAGATAAAAATTGCAGAGACAGAGAAGGGAATTAAAAGTTATAGTTTTCAACTTGAAGAAAGAAAGAAAAATCTCATAACTAAAATAAAAGGAATTCAGAGACTGAGTCATCAACCTGATGCAGATTTGATAATACTGATGGAAGAAGACACAACAAAGGCATTTCGTCTGATAAGAAATACTCAAAAAATTATTAATATTGACAGAAACCTTATTCATCAATATAAGGCAGAACTTGATAATTTAGTTATTCAACAGACAGAGCTTAAAAAACTATACGCTTCACTAAAACAGGAAGAGGAAGCTCTAAAAAAAGCAGAAGAAGCTCAAAAACAGAAGAAAAGAGAAAGGGAAATTTTACTTGCCAAAGTAAGACAGGATAAAGCTCTTTATGAGAAAAAGATTAAGGAACTTGAAGAGAATGCAAGAAGGCTTACAAGACTTCTTCAGGAAACTGAGAGAAAAGAAAAAAGAACAGGAAAAACAGAGTCTTTGCCAGAAGGTGATTTTACAAAAAAAAGAGGAACTCTTCTATGGCCTGTAAGCGGTCCTGTGATTGCACATTATGGCAGTCAAAAAGATCCTGTTTTCAATGTTCCAATTATGAGAAGCGGAATCTATATTCAGGCACAGCCTGGTACTGCAGTTAAAGCATCTGCTGAAGGAAAAGTTGTTTATGCTAACTATTTTAAAGGATATGAAAACCTTGTTATAATAAGTCATGGAGATGGTTACTACACAGTATATGGAAATCTTGGTTCTATGAGTGTCAAAGAAGGTGCTTATGTAAAAGCAGGACAGATGATTGGCACTGTTGGAACTGCTTCAGCCATAGATACACCGGCAGTTTATTTTGAGATTAGATATAGAGGTAAACCACTTAATCCAGAACAGTGGTTAAGAAAATAA
- a CDS encoding nucleotidyltransferase domain-containing protein has protein sequence MRIELIDKIKKVLSENEHIIFAYLFGSFMKSEIYNDIDIAVYCNEPLENPFEVTSDLKMALSEATGLYPDFFDITLINYSLKSDRADSLLILYEIFNGFLLLDRNPHLRTSLIEKISLQLREIEGILKEVFA, from the coding sequence ATGAGAATAGAACTTATTGATAAGATAAAAAAAGTGTTATCAGAAAATGAACATATTATATTTGCCTATTTATTTGGTTCTTTCATGAAATCTGAGATTTATAATGATATTGATATAGCCGTATACTGCAATGAACCACTGGAAAATCCATTTGAAGTGACATCAGACTTGAAAATGGCTTTATCTGAAGCTACTGGGCTTTATCCTGATTTTTTTGATATAACTCTTATAAATTACAGCCTTAAATCGGACAGAGCAGACTCTTTGCTGATTCTCTATGAGATATTTAACGGTTTTCTTCTGCTTGATAGAAATCCTCACTTAAGAACCAGTTTAATAGAAAAGATATCGCTTCAATTAAGAGAAATAGAAGGCATCCTTAAAGAGGTTTTTGCATGA
- a CDS encoding TVP38/TMEM64 family protein, with the protein MVKNKITFKALLRLFALAVLIALSVFFAYEFGIIELFLNEEKLKNFIHSLGPLGFVGFILLQAFQVVAAPIPGEVTGLLGGYLYGTFGGIVLSTIGLTLGSVFAFILGRVFGKPFVEKVVDPLVLNKFDYLLHHKGAFLVFFLFLIPGFPKDYLSYFLGLSRLSVLEFTVIAGVGRLLGTVLLSLGGDYLRHHEYEKFLSLAGIAAVVMLIVWLFKEKIERLLRLWHVSKYRKNKKKK; encoded by the coding sequence GTGGTAAAAAATAAAATAACTTTTAAAGCACTGCTAAGGCTTTTTGCTTTGGCAGTGCTTATAGCTTTATCTGTATTTTTTGCTTATGAATTTGGAATTATTGAACTATTTCTCAATGAAGAAAAGCTTAAAAATTTTATCCACTCTCTCGGACCATTAGGATTTGTAGGTTTTATTTTATTACAGGCATTTCAGGTTGTGGCAGCTCCAATTCCCGGTGAAGTCACCGGATTACTCGGTGGATATTTATATGGAACATTCGGTGGAATAGTCCTGTCCACCATAGGGCTTACCCTTGGTTCAGTATTTGCCTTTATTCTCGGAAGGGTATTTGGAAAGCCCTTTGTTGAAAAAGTTGTTGACCCTTTAGTACTCAACAAGTTCGATTACCTACTGCATCATAAAGGTGCTTTTTTAGTATTTTTTCTTTTCCTCATTCCTGGATTTCCTAAAGATTACCTGAGTTACTTTTTAGGATTAAGCAGACTCAGTGTACTTGAATTTACGGTAATTGCAGGAGTTGGAAGACTTCTTGGAACAGTTCTTCTTTCTCTTGGTGGAGACTATCTGAGACATCATGAGTACGAAAAGTTTTTAAGCCTCGCAGGAATTGCAGCAGTTGTAATGTTGATAGTATGGCTATTTAAAGAAAAAATTGAACGCCTGCTCAGGCTATGGCATGTGAGCAAATATAGAAAAAACAAAAAGAAAAAATAA
- a CDS encoding cell division protein FtsX — protein MKTHIQSAIKGLWFNKWSTLLAIVSIGICFFILLGVFVLLYNLEIFTKKLTEKAAIVIYLKDNATKAEISSMMSELKKMGVFSKIVYISKDEALKEMRNIIDPALIELIGYNPLSDTVEAFIKDENLQNIDNVTNKIKEISTVDDVYYPAKIIAGLKKIRVTFLNLAFGAAFFISIAILFIIYVTVKSFYWKKTEEIEILKLLGATPSYIRFPFLIEGGILGLGGSIFAGLLMILLYLSLHSREILEYLPAVTQIVFPIEFLYILPFFGIAFGIFSSFFALGRIKYQ, from the coding sequence ATGAAGACACATATTCAATCGGCAATCAAGGGATTGTGGTTTAACAAATGGTCAACTTTATTAGCAATAGTTAGTATTGGTATATGCTTTTTTATACTTTTGGGAGTATTTGTTTTGCTTTACAATCTTGAAATATTCACTAAAAAACTTACTGAAAAAGCTGCAATAGTGATATATCTTAAAGACAACGCAACTAAGGCTGAAATTTCTTCAATGATGTCTGAATTGAAGAAAATGGGAGTTTTTTCCAAGATTGTATATATTTCAAAAGATGAAGCATTAAAGGAAATGAGGAATATTATTGATCCTGCCCTGATAGAACTAATTGGATACAATCCTCTGTCTGACACTGTAGAAGCTTTTATAAAAGATGAAAACCTGCAGAACATTGATAATGTAACGAATAAGATAAAGGAAATTTCCACAGTTGACGATGTTTATTATCCTGCTAAAATCATAGCTGGTTTAAAAAAGATAAGAGTGACCTTTCTCAATCTTGCCTTTGGTGCTGCTTTCTTTATTTCAATTGCGATTTTATTCATAATTTATGTAACTGTAAAGAGTTTTTACTGGAAAAAAACTGAGGAAATAGAGATTCTTAAACTTCTTGGTGCAACTCCTTCATATATAAGATTTCCATTTTTAATTGAAGGAGGTATTTTGGGGTTAGGAGGAAGTATTTTTGCTGGATTATTAATGATTTTATTATATCTTTCCTTACATTCAAGGGAGATTTTGGAGTATTTACCAGCAGTTACACAGATTGTTTTCCCAATTGAATTTCTGTATATCTTGCCATTTTTTGGTATAGCTTTTGGGATATTTTCTTCATTTTTTGCTCTTGGCAGAATAAAGTATCAATGA
- a CDS encoding S41 family peptidase: MKKRVTLFVLVLVIAISGIIIGRWSAAQNTDSIYEDLRTFTEVFTTIKKNYVEDVNPHELIISAIKGMVNSLDPHSAYLTPEAYKEFQTETKGEFGGIGIQIGIKEGVLTVIAPIEDTPAWKAGIKAGDKIIKIDGKPTKDMNINDAVSKMRGPKGKPVTLTIQRDEWKEPKDITIVRDIIKIKSVKYKMIDKEIGYIKLTQFQETTAQDLANALKNLKESGMQSLILDLRNNPGGLLQSAVDVSEQFLPPKHLVVSIKGRTGEKIEYYTENLRPSYTDIPMIVLVNQGSASASEIVAGALQDWGRALVLGIQTFGKGSVQSLIPLSDGSALKLTTAKYYTPKGRSIHAVGIMPDIVVKLETKNGKEVPIIREKELEQHLKGDKIEPQEKAPQEVDEKDDTQLQRAIDILKSWKIMEKLKKAA, translated from the coding sequence ATGAAGAAAAGAGTAACTTTGTTTGTGTTAGTCTTAGTTATTGCTATAAGTGGAATAATAATAGGGAGATGGTCAGCAGCTCAAAATACAGACAGTATCTATGAAGATTTACGAACATTTACAGAGGTGTTTACTACAATAAAGAAAAACTATGTTGAAGATGTTAATCCTCATGAGCTTATAATTTCAGCAATTAAAGGAATGGTTAATTCTCTGGATCCCCATTCTGCATATTTAACTCCAGAAGCTTATAAAGAATTTCAAACCGAGACTAAAGGAGAGTTTGGAGGGATAGGAATTCAAATTGGAATAAAAGAAGGTGTTTTAACAGTAATTGCTCCTATTGAAGATACTCCAGCATGGAAGGCAGGAATTAAAGCGGGAGATAAGATAATTAAAATTGATGGAAAACCGACAAAAGACATGAACATAAATGATGCTGTATCAAAAATGCGTGGACCAAAAGGAAAACCTGTTACACTTACAATTCAGAGAGATGAATGGAAAGAGCCAAAAGACATTACAATTGTGAGAGATATCATTAAAATTAAAAGTGTTAAATACAAAATGATTGATAAAGAAATTGGTTACATAAAGCTTACTCAATTTCAAGAAACCACAGCACAGGATTTGGCAAATGCTTTAAAAAATCTCAAAGAATCAGGAATGCAAAGTTTGATACTTGATCTTAGAAACAATCCTGGAGGACTTCTTCAGAGTGCAGTTGATGTTTCAGAGCAGTTTTTACCTCCAAAACATCTTGTTGTCTCAATTAAAGGAAGAACTGGAGAAAAAATAGAATATTACACTGAGAATTTGAGGCCCTCTTACACAGATATTCCCATGATTGTTCTTGTAAATCAGGGCTCTGCTTCTGCATCAGAAATTGTGGCGGGAGCTTTACAGGATTGGGGAAGAGCTCTTGTTCTTGGCATTCAAACCTTTGGAAAAGGTTCTGTCCAGAGTCTAATTCCTTTAAGTGATGGTTCTGCTTTGAAACTAACAACAGCAAAATACTATACACCAAAAGGAAGAAGCATTCATGCAGTTGGAATAATGCCAGACATAGTTGTAAAACTTGAAACCAAAAATGGGAAAGAAGTTCCTATCATAAGAGAAAAAGAACTTGAACAGCATCTTAAGGGAGACAAAATTGAACCTCAGGAAAAGGCTCCACAGGAAGTGGATGAGAAAGATGATACTCAACTTCAGAGAGCAATTGATATTTTGAAAAGCTGGAAAATAATGGAAAAACTCAAAAAAGCAGCTTAA